Proteins encoded by one window of Blautia argi:
- a CDS encoding sensor domain-containing diguanylate cyclase: MTENYGSIIVDKDIFIVSVPIHDSREIPRGILYGVVETDSFQIYKNTSMDKETDYMQIIDRDGEYILRQQGINLMTESENIFDSIEKLECKKNLSEIKDRIREGKPLVIEVSRGDDERVVYFSPLHMNEWYVVTVMKKSDVTASLKYLLDNDIYILIGEVLGVSVILTVVLLSLSAKERKRVEEMNQELQFNEKVFQITSSQFSYVIMAYEIESRRLRFLNQSALTKNVPRIIEDAPQNLLKYIPQTKDTKQQVETIFQNMGNGKQNQEFYVSIIVQGEERMFQVQETDLTDKKGRVTQCLALMKDVTEEVQLRKKADMDQLTGLFNRTGGIERIDAELKQTDLPEGVVHAFCIMDLDNFKTLNDTMGHQAGDKALKEIGRILKQHFREYDIVCRLGGDEFVVFLENIPREIIEKNIRSLLKKLHLRYYSKGKCVEISVSVGVALAPLDGNKFRDLYSKADRMLYEVKQTGKDGFKIYTEEEGKRK, from the coding sequence ATTACAGAAAACTATGGATCCATTATTGTGGACAAGGACATTTTTATAGTATCTGTTCCCATTCACGACAGCCGGGAAATTCCAAGAGGAATTTTATACGGAGTAGTAGAAACTGACAGTTTTCAGATTTACAAAAATACCAGTATGGATAAAGAAACCGATTATATGCAGATTATAGACCGCGATGGGGAATATATTCTGCGTCAGCAGGGAATCAATCTGATGACAGAAAGTGAGAATATTTTTGATTCCATAGAAAAGCTGGAATGTAAAAAAAATCTGAGTGAGATAAAAGACAGAATAAGGGAAGGGAAGCCTCTGGTAATAGAGGTGAGCCGGGGTGATGATGAGAGAGTTGTTTATTTTTCTCCCCTGCATATGAATGAATGGTATGTTGTTACGGTTATGAAGAAGTCAGACGTTACGGCATCGCTGAAATATCTCCTGGATAATGATATTTATATTCTGATAGGAGAGGTACTTGGCGTATCTGTAATCCTTACAGTTGTGCTTCTTTCGCTTTCTGCAAAGGAAAGAAAACGGGTGGAAGAAATGAATCAGGAGCTGCAGTTTAACGAAAAGGTATTCCAGATTACTTCTTCACAGTTTTCCTATGTAATTATGGCTTATGAAATCGAGAGCCGGAGGCTGCGCTTTTTAAATCAGAGCGCTTTGACAAAAAATGTGCCGCGGATTATTGAAGATGCGCCCCAGAATCTGCTGAAATACATTCCTCAGACAAAGGATACAAAGCAGCAGGTAGAAACAATTTTCCAAAACATGGGAAATGGAAAACAGAATCAGGAGTTTTATGTTTCTATTATTGTGCAGGGAGAAGAGCGTATGTTTCAGGTTCAGGAAACCGATCTGACGGATAAGAAAGGAAGAGTTACGCAGTGTTTGGCATTGATGAAAGATGTCACCGAGGAAGTGCAGCTTAGAAAAAAGGCAGATATGGATCAGCTTACAGGGCTTTTCAACCGAACCGGCGGCATTGAGCGTATTGATGCAGAGTTGAAACAGACAGATTTGCCGGAGGGCGTGGTACATGCTTTCTGCATTATGGATTTGGATAACTTTAAAACTTTAAATGATACTATGGGACACCAGGCAGGAGATAAGGCTCTGAAAGAAATCGGAAGAATTTTAAAACAGCATTTTCGGGAGTACGACATTGTCTGCCGTCTGGGCGGAGATGAATTTGTTGTTTTTCTGGAAAATATTCCGAGAGAAATTATTGAAAAGAATATAAGGAGTCTGCTGAAAAAACTTCATCTAAGGTATTACAGCAAAGGAAAATGTGTGGAAATCAGTGTTTCCGTAGGAGTTGCTCTGGCTCCTTTAGACGGAAATAAGTTTCGGGATTTGTACAGCAAGGCAGACCGAATGCTTTACGAGGTAAAACAGACAGGAAAAGACGGGTTTAAAATCTACACAGAGGAAGAAGGAAAAAGAAAATGA
- a CDS encoding phosphotransferase, whose product MKRLLILGAGGFGHMIQEMAGLLGYEEAVFLDDAVKGADVVGKCCDYRAFVKEYDTAVAALGDNGMRLYWTEKLMEAGYYVPAMIHPTAVISPSAEIGNGTFVMQRAVVNTNTVIEHGVLINSGAVVDHDSYVACGAHVGLNSVVKANCNIESRRKVEAGEVVFSTRRKIDGVASRDLEDALYAFGFGPQCSYVKPFGEGHINETYAVYMPTEEGDEFAYILQRVNNNVFKDPAGVMENIFGVTEYLRNVIREEGGDPDRETLSCIKTKSGCTYFEDSEGQPWRCYNYIPNSVCYQLVEEPEQFYQSGSSFGHFLKQLGDYPASSLKETIPDFHNTVKRFENFTRALKRDIKNRAAACKGEIAFVLDREKDCSVLVKQQEEGTLPLRVTHNDTKLNNILFDADTGKGLCIIDLDTIMPGLAANDFGDSIRFGAATAEEDEQNLDLMHFDISLYELYVKGYLEATKDVLTPEEIESLPWGARLMTLECGMRFLTDYLEGDTYFKTAYPEHNLVRARTQFRLVDEMEQQFEKMQEIVRNYC is encoded by the coding sequence ATGAAACGTTTATTAATTTTAGGAGCAGGCGGATTTGGACACATGATTCAGGAAATGGCAGGGCTTTTGGGCTATGAAGAGGCCGTATTTCTGGACGATGCGGTAAAAGGCGCGGATGTAGTAGGGAAATGCTGCGATTACAGAGCCTTTGTAAAAGAATATGATACAGCAGTGGCAGCTTTGGGTGACAATGGTATGCGTCTGTACTGGACAGAAAAGCTGATGGAAGCAGGATACTATGTACCTGCCATGATTCACCCCACAGCAGTCATAAGCCCAAGTGCAGAGATAGGAAACGGTACCTTTGTTATGCAGAGAGCCGTTGTGAATACCAATACCGTGATAGAGCATGGCGTACTGATTAACAGCGGCGCAGTGGTAGACCATGATTCTTATGTGGCATGCGGCGCGCATGTCGGGTTAAACAGTGTGGTAAAGGCAAACTGTAATATTGAAAGCAGGAGAAAGGTAGAGGCAGGGGAAGTGGTGTTCTCCACAAGAAGAAAAATTGATGGTGTTGCAAGCCGTGATTTGGAAGATGCTCTGTATGCTTTTGGATTTGGTCCGCAGTGCAGTTATGTGAAACCTTTCGGTGAGGGTCATATTAACGAAACTTATGCGGTTTACATGCCAACAGAAGAAGGGGACGAGTTTGCTTACATTCTACAGAGAGTCAACAACAATGTATTTAAAGACCCGGCAGGAGTTATGGAAAATATTTTTGGTGTAACCGAGTATCTGAGAAATGTGATTCGGGAAGAGGGAGGCGATCCGGACAGAGAAACTCTGTCCTGTATTAAGACAAAAAGCGGCTGTACTTATTTTGAGGACAGCGAGGGACAGCCCTGGAGATGCTATAATTATATACCGAATTCGGTGTGCTATCAGCTTGTGGAAGAACCGGAGCAGTTCTACCAGTCCGGCAGCAGCTTTGGACATTTCTTAAAACAGCTTGGAGATTATCCGGCTTCCAGTTTAAAGGAAACCATTCCGGATTTCCACAATACGGTAAAACGGTTCGAGAACTTTACACGGGCGCTGAAAAGAGATATTAAGAACCGGGCAGCAGCATGCAAAGGGGAAATTGCTTTTGTCCTGGACAGAGAAAAGGATTGTAGTGTTCTGGTGAAGCAGCAGGAGGAAGGAACACTGCCTCTCCGTGTAACTCATAATGATACAAAGCTGAACAATATTTTATTTGATGCAGATACGGGAAAAGGACTTTGCATTATTGATTTGGATACCATTATGCCAGGACTGGCAGCTAATGATTTTGGAGATTCTATTCGTTTTGGTGCAGCCACAGCAGAGGAAGATGAGCAAAATCTGGATTTGATGCATTTTGATATTTCTCTGTATGAATTGTATGTAAAAGGGTATCTGGAAGCAACGAAAGATGTTCTGACGCCGGAAGAGATAGAGAGTCTGCCATGGGGAGCGCGTCTTATGACTCTGGAGTGTGGTATGCGTTTCCTGACAGATTATCTGGAAGGGGATACTTATTTTAAAACAGCGTATCCGGAGCATAATCTGGTGCGCGCAAGGACACAGTTCCGTCTGGTAGATGAGATGGAGCAGCAGTTTGAAAAAATGCAGGAGATTGTCAGAAATTATTGTTAA